A genomic segment from Deinococcus roseus encodes:
- a CDS encoding antibiotic biosynthesis monooxygenase family protein, with amino-acid sequence MVLEVAVLNVIPGQQEAFENAFEEAQKIISSMKGYLEHELQKCLEKENQYILLVRWETLEDHTVGFRGSPEYQEWRKLLHHFYDPFPTVEHYVRVF; translated from the coding sequence ATGGTTCTTGAAGTTGCAGTGCTGAATGTGATTCCCGGTCAACAAGAAGCTTTTGAAAACGCCTTTGAGGAAGCCCAGAAGATCATCTCCAGCATGAAAGGTTACCTGGAACACGAGCTTCAGAAATGCCTGGAGAAAGAAAACCAGTACATCCTGCTGGTCCGCTGGGAAACCCTGGAAGACCACACGGTGGGATTCAGGGGGAGCCCGGAATATCAGGAATGGCGCAAACTCCTGCACCATTTCTATGATCCGTTTCCAACGGTGGAGCATTACGTTCGGGTGTTTTGA
- a CDS encoding 2-isopropylmalate synthase, producing MRHIKIFDTTLRDGEQSPGVALNHAQKLEIAHQLSRLGVDIIEAGFAIASPGDFECIQRIAQEVHGPVICSLARLNKADIERAAMALEPAEKRRIHVFTSASKIHLEKMLKKTPEQILDLSREMIQFALQFTDDVEFSAQDVMRADPEFVYQLYAAAIEAGATTINIPDTVGYGAPNEYGRIIRTIHDDVVAGRNVAISTHCHDDLGMATALSLAAVENGATQIECTINGIGERAGNTSLEEVVMAIHTRKDWYHAETRINTRELYRASRLVSRLTGMPVQPNKAIVGDNAFAHESGIHQDGVLKHKDTYEIMNAELVGREAAVMVMGKHSGRAAFRKALSDLGYEFSEDKINGLFARFKDLADRKGQIYADDLRALVDSRTDVPQTFTLEGFQITSGLNITPVAFIRLNTPEGSVEATAHGDGPVAAAFTAISQITQITPELDTYRIQAVTRGSEALGEVSITARYQNMHITGQGVATDVVEASARAWIRVINQIVAGMGKTKIATDAAESL from the coding sequence ATGAGACACATCAAGATTTTTGACACCACCCTCCGTGACGGCGAACAATCTCCCGGCGTGGCCCTCAACCACGCACAGAAACTTGAAATTGCCCACCAGCTTTCCCGCCTCGGTGTGGACATCATCGAAGCTGGATTTGCCATTGCCTCTCCCGGCGACTTCGAGTGCATCCAGCGCATTGCCCAGGAAGTGCACGGCCCCGTGATCTGCTCGCTGGCCCGCCTCAACAAAGCCGACATTGAACGCGCCGCCATGGCCCTGGAACCCGCAGAGAAGCGCCGCATTCACGTGTTCACCTCTGCCAGCAAAATTCACCTTGAAAAAATGCTCAAAAAGACCCCCGAGCAGATTCTGGACCTCAGCAGAGAGATGATCCAGTTTGCCCTGCAGTTCACCGATGATGTGGAATTCAGCGCCCAGGACGTGATGCGCGCAGATCCCGAATTCGTGTACCAGCTTTACGCCGCTGCCATTGAAGCAGGCGCAACCACCATCAACATCCCTGACACTGTGGGTTACGGTGCCCCCAACGAGTACGGACGCATCATCCGCACCATTCATGACGATGTGGTTGCAGGACGCAACGTCGCCATCTCCACCCACTGCCACGACGACCTCGGAATGGCCACCGCCCTCAGCCTTGCCGCCGTGGAAAACGGAGCCACCCAGATCGAGTGCACCATCAACGGCATCGGGGAACGGGCAGGCAACACCTCTCTGGAAGAAGTGGTGATGGCGATCCACACCCGCAAAGACTGGTACCACGCCGAGACCCGCATCAACACCCGCGAACTCTACCGCGCTTCCCGTCTGGTGTCCCGCCTCACCGGAATGCCCGTGCAGCCCAACAAGGCCATTGTCGGAGACAACGCTTTTGCCCACGAATCTGGCATTCACCAGGACGGGGTGCTCAAGCACAAAGACACCTACGAGATCATGAACGCCGAACTCGTCGGCCGCGAAGCTGCCGTGATGGTGATGGGCAAGCACTCTGGACGCGCCGCCTTCAGAAAAGCCCTCTCCGACCTCGGGTACGAATTCTCTGAAGACAAGATCAATGGCCTCTTTGCCCGCTTCAAGGACCTCGCAGACCGCAAAGGCCAGATCTACGCCGATGACCTGCGTGCCCTGGTGGACTCCCGCACCGACGTGCCCCAGACCTTCACCCTGGAAGGCTTCCAGATCACCTCGGGCCTCAACATCACCCCGGTGGCCTTCATCCGCCTGAACACCCCCGAAGGCAGCGTGGAAGCCACCGCCCACGGAGACGGCCCTGTGGCCGCCGCTTTCACGGCCATCAGCCAGATCACCCAGATCACCCCAGAGCTGGACACCTACCGCATCCAGGCTGTGACACGCGGTTCTGAAGCGCTGGGCGAGGTCTCCATCACCGCGCGTTACCAGAACATGCACATCACCGGACAGGGCGTGGCCACCGACGTGGTGGAAGCCTCAGCACGGGCCTGGATCCGGGTGATCAACCAGATCGTGGCTGGCATGGGCAAAACCAAAATCGCCACCGACGCTGCCGAAAGCCTGTAA
- a CDS encoding alpha/beta hydrolase has product MKKSPHPRRKNRFTAGHFAAIVGIVTAVAVSSSNGKAAAWTETPCNFGAELPAAVGHTLSCGTIEVPAKHSEPQGKKYQLHFALYKSTSEHRKADPIIVLNGGPGQKTASIAPLANYLVAAIAPERDLVLFDQRGVGAFQPSLDCPQAMDRLRGMALNTIHEQTETMIKELNVCFDDLEKQGVDLGTFNTVESADDVADLARALSDEKVNLYGVSYGSRLAQEVMRRHPEVLRSVLLDAVVSTDVNYMQNREGTVDAAFRKSLSRCAQDEACNAVFPNLLERIEQLADRLDQNPIKVQVPDMATGSMKEVAVTSEILGGGLMIGLYSTQLVPVLPALIDDLDRGNTESLSMLVQSVQMLTGTSSLGMQVSFACNDLISYARPEDLQTEHPLKLVRASFGDVLNAYSEICAARTWNPIPAETRQVVKSDVPTLLFSGELDPVTPPHYAQQVLTGLSHAQLIQFPAGAHGEVSMMPGGCADGLVVDFFNDPSSKLEASCASVLQPYVLKL; this is encoded by the coding sequence ATGAAAAAGTCACCACACCCCAGAAGAAAAAACCGTTTCACTGCTGGACATTTTGCGGCCATCGTGGGCATCGTCACTGCTGTGGCTGTGTCCTCCAGCAATGGAAAAGCTGCAGCCTGGACAGAAACCCCTTGCAATTTTGGAGCAGAATTGCCTGCTGCTGTGGGCCACACCCTGAGCTGCGGCACCATCGAAGTTCCTGCCAAACACAGTGAGCCCCAGGGCAAAAAGTACCAGCTGCACTTTGCCCTCTACAAATCCACCTCTGAACACCGCAAAGCAGACCCCATCATCGTGCTGAATGGAGGTCCTGGCCAGAAAACCGCCAGCATTGCGCCTCTGGCCAATTACCTGGTGGCGGCCATTGCCCCAGAACGCGATCTGGTCCTTTTTGATCAGCGGGGAGTGGGCGCTTTCCAGCCCAGTCTGGATTGCCCTCAGGCCATGGACAGACTGCGTGGCATGGCCCTGAACACCATCCATGAACAGACCGAGACCATGATCAAAGAATTGAACGTCTGTTTTGACGACCTCGAAAAACAGGGGGTGGACCTCGGGACCTTCAACACCGTGGAAAGCGCAGACGATGTGGCAGATCTGGCCCGTGCCCTCTCTGATGAAAAAGTGAACCTGTACGGGGTGTCTTACGGTTCCAGGCTGGCCCAGGAAGTGATGCGCCGCCACCCCGAAGTCCTGCGCTCGGTGCTGCTGGACGCTGTGGTCAGCACCGATGTGAATTACATGCAAAACCGGGAAGGCACGGTGGATGCTGCCTTCAGAAAGAGCCTGAGCCGCTGTGCCCAGGACGAGGCCTGCAATGCTGTGTTCCCCAACCTGCTGGAGCGCATTGAGCAACTGGCAGACCGCCTCGACCAGAACCCCATCAAGGTGCAGGTGCCTGACATGGCCACAGGAAGCATGAAAGAGGTGGCGGTCACTTCAGAAATTCTGGGCGGTGGCCTGATGATTGGCCTGTATTCCACCCAGCTGGTTCCAGTCCTGCCTGCTCTGATTGATGACCTGGACAGAGGCAACACCGAGAGCCTGTCCATGCTGGTGCAGAGCGTGCAGATGCTGACGGGCACCAGCAGCCTGGGCATGCAGGTATCCTTCGCCTGCAATGACCTGATCTCTTACGCCAGACCCGAAGACCTGCAGACCGAACACCCCCTCAAACTGGTGAGGGCCTCTTTCGGGGATGTTCTGAATGCCTACAGCGAGATCTGCGCAGCCCGCACATGGAACCCCATCCCTGCCGAAACCCGCCAGGTGGTGAAGAGTGATGTGCCCACCCTGCTGTTCTCTGGTGAACTGGACCCCGTGACCCCTCCCCACTATGCCCAGCAGGTTTTGACTGGCCTGAGCCATGCACAGTTGATCCAATTCCCTGCAGGTGCCCACGGAGAAGTGAGCATGATGCCCGGAGGGTGTGCCGATGGTCTGGTGGTGGACTTCTTCAACGATCCTTCCAGCAAGCTGGAGGCAAGTTGTGCCAGTGTTCTCCAGCCCTATGTGCTGAAACTTTAA